In Aliiroseovarius pelagivivens, a single window of DNA contains:
- the petB gene encoding cytochrome b → MSGIPHDHYEPKSGFEKWLDERLPIVGLAYGTLMIPTPKNLNWWWIWGIVLAFCLVMQIVTGIILVMHYTPHVDLAFASIEHIMRDVNGGHMIRYIHMNGASLFFLAVYIHIFRGLFYGSYKAPREITWIVGMIIYLLMMATGFMGYVLPWGQMSFWGATVITGLFGAIPFIGEPLQTFLLGGPAVDNATLNRFFSLHYLLPFVIAALVAVHIWAFHTTGNNNPTGVEVRRGSKEEVKKDTLPFWPYFVIKDLFALGLILVGFFAIVGFMPNYLGHPDNYIEANALATPAHIVPEWYFLPFYAILRAFTADVWVVQFVSFITGGIIDAKFFGVLAMFGAIIVMALAPWLDTSSVRSGQYRPAFKWWYRLLLIDFVVLMWVGARDTNFPHDWISLIGSTYWFAYFLVILPLLGLFEKPTTPPATIEEDFNAHYPGAAE, encoded by the coding sequence ATGTCTGGAATTCCTCACGATCACTACGAGCCCAAGTCGGGCTTTGAAAAGTGGCTGGACGAGCGTCTGCCCATCGTTGGCCTTGCCTATGGCACGCTGATGATCCCCACCCCGAAGAACCTGAACTGGTGGTGGATCTGGGGCATCGTTCTTGCCTTCTGCCTGGTGATGCAAATCGTCACCGGCATCATTCTGGTAATGCACTACACCCCGCATGTTGATCTGGCCTTTGCCTCGATCGAACACATCATGCGCGATGTAAACGGCGGTCATATGATCCGCTACATCCACATGAACGGCGCATCGCTGTTCTTCCTGGCTGTTTACATCCACATCTTCCGTGGCCTGTTCTACGGTTCGTACAAGGCACCCCGCGAAATCACGTGGATTGTCGGCATGATCATCTATCTTCTGATGATGGCTACCGGCTTCATGGGTTACGTTCTGCCTTGGGGTCAGATGTCCTTCTGGGGCGCAACGGTTATTACCGGCCTGTTCGGTGCGATCCCGTTCATCGGCGAGCCGCTGCAGACCTTCCTGCTGGGCGGACCTGCTGTGGACAACGCCACGCTGAACCGCTTCTTCTCGCTGCACTATCTGCTGCCCTTCGTGATCGCCGCGCTTGTCGCCGTTCACATCTGGGCCTTCCACACCACGGGCAACAACAACCCGACCGGTGTTGAAGTGCGCCGTGGTTCGAAAGAAGAAGTCAAAAAAGACACCCTGCCGTTCTGGCCTTACTTCGTGATCAAAGATCTGTTCGCGCTGGGCCTGATCCTGGTTGGTTTCTTTGCGATTGTCGGCTTCATGCCCAACTATCTGGGTCACCCCGATAACTACATCGAGGCAAACGCTCTGGCGACGCCCGCACACATCGTTCCGGAATGGTACTTCCTGCCGTTCTACGCGATCCTGCGTGCTTTCACTGCGGACGTTTGGGTTGTTCAGTTCGTCAGCTTCATCACTGGCGGCATCATCGACGCGAAGTTCTTCGGCGTGCTGGCCATGTTCGGCGCCATCATCGTGATGGCTCTGGCACCTTGGCTGGACACCTCGTCGGTACGTTCGGGTCAATATCGCCCTGCCTTCAAATGGTGGTACCGCCTGCTGCTGATCGACTTCGTCGTTCTGATGTGGGTTGGCGCTCGTGACACGAACTTCCCGCATGACTGGATTTCGCTGATCGGGTCGACCTACTGGTTCGCCTACTTCCTGGTCATCCTGCCGCTGCTGGGTCTGTTCGAGAAACCGACCACCCCCCCGGCAACGATCGAGGAAGACTTCAACGCCCACTATCCCGGCGCAGCCGAGTGA
- a CDS encoding cytochrome c1, which translates to MIKQLTASAIVALGLATGAAQAAGAGGEVHDTAFSFEGPFGKFDKEQLRRGLKVYTEVCSACHGLRYVPLRTLSDKGGPEYTEDEVRAYAAENFTIYDPELDDDRARTPADFFPTVSGEGMGPDLSLMAKARAGFHGPAGTGINQLVKGMGGAEYIASFLTAFNGKEQEVAGQYLNGNDVFPGGWTSMPPQLEDGSVDYDDGHNNSAHHLAEDVSAFLMWTAEPKMMARKQAGFISVLMLVLLTSLLYLTNKKLWAPHKGKKFDA; encoded by the coding sequence ATGATCAAACAACTCACAGCATCCGCGATCGTCGCACTGGGGCTTGCTACAGGCGCGGCTCAGGCCGCTGGCGCAGGCGGTGAAGTCCACGACACGGCCTTCTCGTTCGAAGGTCCGTTTGGCAAGTTCGACAAAGAACAGCTGCGTCGCGGCCTGAAAGTGTACACCGAGGTCTGCTCGGCCTGTCACGGTCTGCGCTATGTGCCGCTGCGTACCTTGTCGGACAAAGGTGGCCCCGAGTACACCGAGGACGAAGTTCGCGCTTATGCAGCCGAAAACTTCACCATCTACGATCCGGAACTGGATGACGACCGCGCGCGTACGCCTGCGGACTTCTTCCCGACCGTATCGGGTGAAGGCATGGGTCCCGACCTGTCGCTGATGGCGAAGGCCCGCGCTGGCTTCCACGGTCCTGCTGGCACCGGCATCAACCAGCTGGTCAAAGGCATGGGTGGCGCTGAGTACATCGCCTCGTTCCTGACCGCCTTTAACGGCAAAGAGCAGGAAGTTGCTGGCCAGTACCTGAACGGAAACGACGTGTTCCCGGGTGGCTGGACGTCGATGCCTCCGCAGCTGGAAGATGGCTCGGTCGACTATGACGATGGTCACAACAACTCGGCCCACCACTTGGCCGAAGATGTTTCTGCCTTCCTGATGTGGACTGCTGAACCCAAGATGATGGCCCGCAAGCAAGCTGGCTTTATCTCGGTCCTGATGTTGGTCCTGCTGACCTCGCTTCTGTATCTGACGAACAAGAAGCTCTGGGCTCCGCACAAGGGCAAAAAATTCGACGCATAA
- a CDS encoding thiamine ABC transporter ATP-binding protein: MLTVDTMRIEMGDFSLAGDFKIAPGVRVAVLGPSGAGKSTLLAAIAGFQPLDAGQILWDAQLMSKDPAARPISMVFQDNNLFPHLTVAQNVGLGLRPNLRLTAEEHARVAQALIRVGLEGMGDRKPAQLSGGQIARVALARVLLRDRPVLLLDEPFGALGPALKAEMLALVRDLLDETGATLLMVSHDPVDARVLCEQVVLVAGGEAHAPVATEEMFANPPEVMREYLGH; this comes from the coding sequence ATGCTGACCGTTGATACCATGCGCATCGAAATGGGCGATTTCAGCCTTGCCGGGGACTTCAAGATTGCACCCGGCGTACGCGTTGCCGTGCTTGGCCCGTCTGGCGCGGGGAAATCCACGTTGTTGGCGGCCATTGCCGGGTTCCAACCGCTGGATGCGGGGCAGATCCTCTGGGACGCACAGCTTATGTCCAAAGACCCCGCCGCGCGCCCGATCAGCATGGTGTTTCAGGACAACAACCTGTTTCCGCACCTAACCGTCGCGCAGAACGTGGGCCTTGGCCTGCGCCCGAACCTGCGCCTGACGGCCGAGGAACACGCCCGCGTCGCCCAAGCCCTGATCCGCGTGGGGCTGGAGGGGATGGGAGACCGCAAACCCGCGCAACTTTCCGGGGGTCAAATCGCCCGCGTCGCGCTGGCCCGCGTGCTGCTGCGCGACCGCCCGGTGCTGCTGCTGGACGAACCCTTCGGGGCGCTTGGCCCTGCGCTGAAAGCGGAAATGCTGGCGCTGGTCCGAGACCTTCTGGACGAGACCGGCGCAACCCTTCTGATGGTCAGCCACGACCCCGTAGACGCCCGCGTGCTCTGTGAACAGGTGGTGCTGGTGGCGGGTGGAGAGGCCCATGCGCCTGTCGCGACGGAGGAAATGTTTGCCAACCCGCCCGAGGTGATGCGGGAGTATTTGGGACACTAA
- a CDS encoding thiamine/thiamine pyrophosphate ABC transporter permease ThiP, translated as MARRRVQISSTTILGALALGVVVCLTLGTLVAVAMRAEGAGRLGPADWAAIRFTLWQAALSATLSILLAIPVARALARRSFPGRSVLITLLGAPFILPVIVAILGLIAVFGRTGLISQVLGWFGFEPISVYGYHGVILAHVFFNLPLATRLILQGWLAIPSERFRLAASLGMGPSDIARTLERPMLREVVPGAFLVIFLICLTSFAVALALGGGPKATTVELAIYEAFRFDFDLGRASLLALVQFGLGAALALIALRVAMPSDMGAGLDRALTRWDDRPALLVQDIAAITLATLFLLLPLGMVVLDGLPRLLHLPQVVFGAALRSVIVALVSAALTLALSLPIAALAVRHNSRVVEALGYLTIAASPLVIGTGLFIITFPFVKPSDLALPITAIVNAALSLPFTLRALVPALAAVERDYGRLADGLGMTGLTRLRHLWLPRLRRPMGFALGLAAALSMGDLGVIALFADGDNATLPLQLFRLMAAYRMEDAAAAALLLLSLSLLLFWIFDKGGRVNADR; from the coding sequence ATGGCTCGCCGCCGCGTCCAAATAAGCTCCACCACCATCCTTGGCGCCTTGGCGCTTGGGGTGGTGGTCTGCCTGACTCTTGGCACGTTGGTTGCAGTTGCGATGCGGGCCGAGGGCGCGGGCAGGCTTGGCCCGGCCGATTGGGCCGCCATTCGCTTCACACTGTGGCAGGCGGCCCTGTCTGCCACCCTTAGCATCCTTCTGGCCATCCCCGTGGCCCGCGCACTGGCGCGACGCAGTTTTCCCGGTCGTAGCGTGTTGATCACCCTTCTAGGTGCCCCCTTCATCCTGCCGGTGATCGTGGCCATTCTGGGCCTGATCGCTGTTTTCGGCCGCACCGGTTTGATCTCGCAGGTGTTGGGGTGGTTCGGGTTCGAGCCGATATCCGTCTACGGCTATCACGGCGTCATTCTGGCCCACGTATTCTTCAACCTTCCGCTGGCGACGCGCCTGATCCTGCAAGGCTGGCTCGCTATCCCCTCAGAACGCTTCCGTCTGGCAGCCTCCCTCGGTATGGGACCGTCCGACATCGCCCGTACGCTGGAGCGTCCTATGCTGCGCGAGGTCGTGCCCGGCGCGTTCCTTGTCATCTTCCTGATCTGCCTGACGTCGTTCGCCGTGGCACTGGCCCTTGGCGGCGGACCAAAAGCCACCACCGTAGAGCTCGCAATCTATGAAGCCTTCCGCTTCGACTTCGACCTTGGCCGCGCGTCGCTTCTTGCGCTGGTGCAGTTCGGGCTGGGCGCGGCGCTCGCCTTGATCGCGCTACGTGTCGCCATGCCGTCCGACATGGGCGCGGGGCTGGACCGCGCGTTGACCCGCTGGGATGACCGCCCGGCCCTGTTGGTGCAGGACATCGCCGCGATAACTCTGGCCACGCTGTTCTTGCTCCTCCCGCTGGGAATGGTCGTGTTGGACGGTCTGCCGCGGCTTCTGCACCTGCCTCAGGTGGTCTTTGGCGCCGCCCTACGCTCCGTCATCGTCGCACTCGTCTCGGCGGCCTTAACGCTGGCCCTGTCCCTGCCCATCGCCGCCCTCGCCGTGCGCCACAACTCGCGCGTGGTCGAGGCATTGGGCTACTTAACCATCGCCGCCTCGCCACTTGTGATCGGTACCGGGCTGTTCATCATCACCTTCCCCTTCGTGAAGCCATCGGACCTTGCGCTGCCCATTACCGCAATCGTCAACGCGGCCCTCAGCCTGCCGTTCACCCTGCGCGCTCTGGTGCCCGCCTTGGCGGCGGTCGAGCGTGACTATGGCCGGCTCGCAGACGGGCTGGGCATGACCGGCCTGACCCGTCTACGTCACCTGTGGCTGCCTCGCCTGCGCCGCCCGATGGGCTTCGCCTTGGGGCTGGCCGCCGCGCTGTCTATGGGCGACCTCGGCGTCATTGCGCTGTTTGCCGACGGCGACAACGCCACCCTGCCCTTGCAGCTGTTCCGCCTAATGGCGGCCTATCGGATGGAGGACGCCGCCGCCGCTGCACTGTTGCTCTTGTCCCTGTCGCTGCTGCTATTCTGGATCTTCGATAAAGGAGGTCGCGTGAATGCTGACCGTTGA
- a CDS encoding thiamine ABC transporter substrate-binding protein, which produces MKTALSFVAGLALTATAATAADKPVLQVYAPDYFASEWGPGPSIEAGFEAQCACDLEFVTGDVMPRLMLEGERTEADVVIGLNTDVTARARASGLFAPHGLDVSGLTLPVDWTDDTFVPFDYSYTAFIYDNTKITDAPTSFDALLAMPDDTKIVIQDPRSSISGLALLLWVKSVYGDKADEAWAKLNPKILTVTKGWSEAYGMFTDGEADMVLSYVTSPAYHIIAEEDLTKSAAIFDEGHYLYVDLVGKIANTDQPELADAFMAYVLSEEFQSGIATSNWSFPSKLAADKLPEGFQNLPVPAKALVFSEEEAEAIRKPALDEWLAAASK; this is translated from the coding sequence ATGAAGACAGCCCTTTCATTTGTCGCAGGACTTGCACTGACAGCCACGGCGGCCACCGCTGCGGATAAACCCGTGCTGCAAGTTTATGCTCCTGACTACTTCGCATCCGAGTGGGGCCCCGGCCCCTCGATCGAGGCGGGCTTTGAAGCCCAATGTGCCTGCGATCTGGAATTCGTCACCGGCGATGTGATGCCCCGCCTGATGCTTGAAGGCGAGCGTACCGAAGCAGATGTTGTGATCGGCTTAAACACCGATGTCACCGCCCGCGCCCGCGCTTCTGGCCTGTTTGCTCCGCATGGGCTGGATGTCAGCGGCCTGACCCTGCCCGTCGACTGGACCGACGACACCTTCGTGCCGTTCGACTACAGCTATACCGCCTTCATCTATGACAACACCAAGATCACCGACGCGCCGACCAGCTTTGACGCGCTGTTGGCGATGCCCGACGACACCAAGATCGTCATTCAGGACCCGCGCAGCTCGATCTCGGGTCTGGCGCTGCTTCTGTGGGTGAAATCGGTTTATGGCGACAAGGCGGACGAGGCTTGGGCCAAGCTGAACCCGAAGATCCTGACCGTTACCAAAGGCTGGTCCGAGGCTTACGGCATGTTCACCGATGGTGAGGCTGACATGGTTCTGTCCTACGTCACCTCGCCCGCCTATCACATCATCGCGGAAGAAGACCTGACCAAGTCCGCCGCGATCTTCGACGAAGGCCACTATCTGTATGTGGACCTGGTTGGCAAAATCGCGAACACCGATCAGCCCGAGCTGGCCGACGCCTTCATGGCCTACGTGCTAAGCGAAGAGTTCCAGTCGGGGATCGCGACTTCGAACTGGTCGTTCCCGTCGAAACTGGCCGCTGACAAGCTGCCGGAAGGCTTCCAGAACCTGCCCGTGCCTGCCAAGGCATTGGTGTTCAGCGAAGAAGAAGCCGAAGCGATCCGCAAGCCGGCTCTGGACGAATGGCTCGCCGCCGCGTCCAAATAA
- a CDS encoding DMT family transporter translates to MSDTSQSPLRGLGFAFAAFGLFATHDAVIKLLGAQFAVFQIIFFAMLFAFVPMAVMMLADRQVDNFRPHHPWLILTRSATSVIAMSAAFYAFTVLPLAEVYALLFATPLLITAMSAWLLGEPVRGQRWAAVVVGLIGVLIVLRPGVTVITFGHVCGLIAAFCSALGSIIMRKIGGEERTAVMILYPMLSSILSMGVILPFVYVPMQIVDLGLSASVGVMSVFAQMMIIAAYRAAPAAVVAPTQYSQILWATAFGALFFNELPDMWVGVGAAVIIASGVFIVWRESRPSVSVRNPILRNPNPRYDAGPSPKPKHRRPEQS, encoded by the coding sequence ATGTCGGACACATCTCAATCCCCCCTTCGCGGGCTTGGTTTCGCGTTTGCTGCCTTTGGGCTGTTTGCAACCCATGACGCCGTGATCAAGCTGCTCGGCGCGCAATTCGCCGTGTTCCAGATCATCTTTTTCGCGATGCTATTCGCGTTCGTGCCGATGGCTGTGATGATGTTGGCTGACCGTCAGGTGGACAATTTCCGCCCGCATCACCCGTGGCTGATCCTGACACGCTCGGCGACTTCAGTCATCGCAATGTCTGCTGCGTTTTATGCCTTTACCGTCCTACCCCTGGCCGAGGTCTATGCCCTGCTCTTTGCCACCCCCCTTCTGATCACGGCCATGTCGGCGTGGCTGTTGGGGGAACCCGTGCGTGGTCAGCGTTGGGCGGCGGTGGTTGTCGGTCTGATTGGCGTTCTGATCGTGCTGCGACCGGGCGTCACCGTTATTACTTTCGGCCATGTCTGCGGTTTGATTGCGGCCTTCTGTTCGGCGCTTGGCTCGATCATCATGCGCAAAATCGGGGGCGAAGAACGTACCGCCGTGATGATCCTGTACCCGATGCTGTCGTCCATCCTGTCGATGGGTGTGATCTTGCCCTTCGTCTATGTGCCGATGCAGATCGTGGATCTGGGCCTGTCTGCCAGCGTGGGCGTCATGTCGGTGTTTGCGCAGATGATGATCATTGCGGCCTATCGCGCCGCTCCGGCTGCCGTGGTGGCCCCGACGCAGTACAGCCAGATCCTGTGGGCCACCGCGTTTGGTGCTTTGTTCTTCAACGAACTACCTGACATGTGGGTGGGCGTCGGTGCTGCGGTGATTATCGCCTCGGGCGTGTTCATCGTCTGGCGGGAAAGCCGGCCTTCTGTGTCCGTTCGCAACCCGATCTTGCGCAACCCGAACCCGCGTTACGATGCCGGCCCCTCGCCGAAGCCAAAACATCGCAGGCCCGAACAAAGCTAA
- the aroC gene encoding chorismate synthase — MSMNSFGHIFRVTTWGESHGPALGATVDGCPPGVPLEAEMLQVWLDKRRPGQNKNTTARNEPDQVRILSGVYEGQTTGTPIQLMIENTDQRSKDYGEIEKTFRPGHADITYWQKYGIRDPRGGGRSSARETAARVAAGGVAREALKALVPGLEIKGYMTQMGEKHLDRSKFDWDAIDNNAFWLPDASAVQEWEDYLQFLRVKENDSVGAAIEVVVRGAPVGLGAPVYAKLDTDLAAAMMSINAVKGVEIGEGMAAAGLRGTENADEIFLGNDGKPVFSSNHAGGILGGISSGQDIVVRFAVKPTSSILTPRQSITKTGESIEVITKGRHDPCVGIRAVPVGEAMAACVILDHLMLHRAQIGEGPRGQIG, encoded by the coding sequence ATGTCGATGAACAGCTTTGGTCATATTTTCCGGGTCACCACTTGGGGTGAAAGCCACGGACCTGCCTTGGGTGCGACCGTCGACGGGTGCCCCCCCGGAGTGCCGCTTGAGGCCGAGATGCTGCAGGTCTGGTTGGACAAACGCCGCCCCGGTCAGAACAAGAACACCACTGCCCGAAACGAGCCCGATCAGGTGCGCATCCTGTCGGGTGTCTATGAAGGGCAGACCACCGGTACGCCGATCCAGCTGATGATCGAAAACACCGACCAGCGTTCGAAAGACTATGGCGAGATCGAAAAGACCTTCCGTCCGGGTCACGCCGATATCACCTATTGGCAGAAATACGGAATCCGCGATCCGCGTGGCGGCGGGCGTTCGTCTGCCCGTGAAACAGCCGCGCGCGTGGCCGCCGGTGGTGTTGCCCGCGAAGCGCTGAAAGCGCTGGTGCCGGGGCTCGAGATCAAGGGCTATATGACCCAAATGGGCGAGAAGCACTTGGACCGCTCGAAGTTCGACTGGGATGCCATCGACAACAATGCGTTCTGGCTGCCGGATGCCAGCGCGGTGCAGGAATGGGAAGACTATCTGCAGTTCCTGCGCGTGAAGGAGAATGACAGCGTCGGCGCCGCGATCGAGGTCGTGGTGCGCGGTGCACCTGTTGGCCTAGGAGCCCCTGTTTATGCCAAGTTAGACACTGATTTGGCCGCTGCGATGATGTCGATCAACGCCGTGAAGGGCGTCGAGATCGGCGAGGGCATGGCCGCCGCAGGATTGCGCGGTACTGAAAATGCAGACGAGATCTTCCTTGGAAACGATGGCAAGCCTGTCTTTTCCTCTAACCACGCCGGTGGGATTCTGGGTGGTATCTCGTCAGGTCAGGACATCGTTGTGCGTTTCGCCGTTAAGCCGACCAGTTCGATCCTCACTCCGCGTCAGTCGATCACAAAAACGGGCGAGTCGATTGAAGTCATCACCAAAGGTCGTCACGACCCCTGCGTTGGGATCCGCGCCGTCCCAGTTGGCGAGGCGATGGCCGCCTGCGTGATCCTTGACCACCTGATGCTGCATCGTGCGCAGATTGGCGAAGGCCCGCGCGGTCAGATCGGCTAA
- a CDS encoding thioredoxin family protein — translation MNRRDFLSLTAAVSLVPALARAGSMDYAPGLVTQALENGETVFLDFKASWCSTCAAQERVINALKAENPAYNDAITFIDVDWDKHGKSKLAKSLRIPRRSTLVVLKGDEELGRIVAGTSKADIQALMDTALTAATA, via the coding sequence ATGAACCGCCGCGACTTCCTGTCCCTTACCGCCGCCGTATCGCTTGTGCCGGCCTTGGCCCGCGCAGGCTCTATGGACTATGCCCCCGGCCTTGTTACCCAAGCGCTAGAGAACGGCGAAACCGTCTTTTTGGACTTCAAAGCCAGCTGGTGCTCGACCTGCGCCGCGCAAGAACGCGTGATCAATGCTTTGAAGGCCGAGAACCCAGCCTATAACGATGCGATCACCTTTATCGATGTCGATTGGGACAAGCATGGAAAGTCAAAACTGGCCAAGTCGTTGCGCATTCCGCGACGTTCGACATTGGTTGTTTTGAAAGGCGATGAAGAGCTTGGGCGCATCGTAGCTGGCACCAGCAAGGCCGACATTCAGGCGCTGATGGATACCGCACTGACCGCCGCCACGGCCTGA
- a CDS encoding cytochrome c biogenesis CcdA family protein: MELVFGYLAGLLTLINPCVLPVLPIVLATALQASRFGPLAVAAGMSVSFVTLGLLVTVLGYTIGLTEDMVARAGAILMVGFGLILMTPVLSERFATATAGVSTQADTTLDDVNRNGLSGQFLGGMLLGAVWSPCIGPTLGGAISLASQGKSIQWAAAIMVAFALGVSTIIIALGYGARAAIMRRQALMRRIAQKSRPIMGAIFLAVGVAILFRFHHTLEAWAVQFLPAWLNDFSVSL, encoded by the coding sequence ATGGAACTTGTCTTTGGATATCTTGCCGGGCTTCTAACCCTGATCAACCCCTGCGTCTTGCCGGTGCTGCCCATCGTGTTGGCCACCGCATTGCAGGCCAGCCGGTTTGGCCCCTTAGCTGTTGCGGCAGGGATGAGCGTATCTTTCGTCACGCTTGGCCTTCTGGTCACAGTGCTGGGCTATACCATCGGCCTGACCGAGGACATGGTCGCCCGCGCCGGTGCCATCCTGATGGTGGGTTTTGGCCTAATCCTGATGACCCCTGTTCTGTCCGAACGATTTGCCACCGCCACGGCGGGTGTCTCGACCCAAGCGGACACGACTCTGGACGACGTGAACCGCAATGGCCTGTCTGGTCAGTTCCTTGGCGGTATGTTGCTTGGCGCAGTCTGGAGCCCCTGCATCGGTCCAACCCTAGGCGGTGCGATCTCGCTTGCCTCGCAGGGTAAGTCGATCCAGTGGGCCGCTGCCATCATGGTGGCGTTCGCGTTGGGCGTCTCCACGATCATCATCGCACTGGGCTATGGCGCGCGGGCCGCAATCATGCGCAGACAGGCTCTAATGCGGCGGATTGCGCAGAAATCACGCCCGATTATGGGCGCCATATTCCTCGCCGTTGGCGTCGCTATTCTGTTTCGTTTTCACCACACCCTCGAAGCCTGGGCAGTGCAGTTCCTGCCTGCATGGCTCAACGATTTCTCTGTATCCCTCTGA
- a CDS encoding DMT family transporter — protein MDLRAIFMGLAFALMWSSAFTSARIIVSDAPPLYSLSLRFLISGLLGVIIARALGQSWQLTRNQWRAVIIFGFCQNALYLGLNFVAMQWIEAGLASIIASTMPLMVALAGWILLGDRLRPMAVAGLFAGIIGVALIMGSRLSGGVDITGVILCFVAAAALTAATLSVRTASSGGNLMMIVGLQMFIGAGALFIAALFLESPAFTPSLRLASAFTYTVLVPGLMATWVWFTLVGRIGAIKAATFHFLNPFFGVAIAWLLLGEALSVVDFIGVAIITVGILAVQLSKQNPTET, from the coding sequence ATGGATCTGCGCGCAATCTTCATGGGGCTGGCCTTTGCCCTGATGTGGAGCTCGGCCTTCACTTCGGCCCGGATCATCGTCTCGGATGCTCCGCCCCTTTATTCATTGTCTCTTAGGTTCCTGATCTCGGGGCTACTTGGCGTCATCATTGCACGTGCACTGGGGCAAAGCTGGCAGCTGACACGGAACCAGTGGCGAGCCGTCATCATCTTTGGATTTTGTCAAAACGCGCTGTATTTGGGTCTAAATTTCGTCGCCATGCAGTGGATCGAAGCGGGTCTCGCCTCGATCATCGCATCCACCATGCCATTGATGGTGGCCCTTGCTGGCTGGATCCTACTGGGGGATCGTCTCCGCCCGATGGCGGTCGCGGGATTGTTTGCAGGTATCATCGGCGTGGCTCTGATTATGGGATCACGTCTGTCAGGCGGCGTGGACATCACAGGTGTCATTCTGTGTTTCGTGGCAGCTGCCGCGCTGACCGCCGCCACCCTGTCTGTGCGCACTGCATCTTCGGGCGGCAATCTGATGATGATTGTCGGCTTGCAAATGTTTATCGGTGCCGGCGCACTGTTCATCGCAGCCCTGTTCCTTGAGAGCCCAGCCTTCACCCCCAGCCTGCGCCTTGCCTCGGCTTTCACCTATACCGTTCTGGTTCCCGGTCTAATGGCCACGTGGGTTTGGTTCACCTTGGTCGGCCGAATTGGAGCGATCAAAGCCGCGACGTTCCACTTCCTGAACCCGTTTTTCGGTGTCGCAATTGCATGGTTGCTGCTTGGCGAAGCGCTAAGTGTTGTGGACTTTATCGGCGTGGCCATCATCACCGTCGGCATCCTTGCGGTGCAATTGTCGAAACAAAACCCCACAGAGACGTGA
- a CDS encoding HU family DNA-binding protein, producing the protein MSKPMTKTQLVAALAEEMGSDKKSAAGALEGIINIITREVSGGGAVTLPGVGKIYCRERPARMVRNPATGEQIQKEADKVVKMTIAKALKDSVNG; encoded by the coding sequence ATGTCGAAACCGATGACCAAGACCCAGCTGGTAGCCGCTCTGGCCGAAGAAATGGGTTCGGACAAGAAGTCCGCCGCTGGTGCCCTGGAAGGTATCATCAACATCATCACCCGCGAAGTTTCGGGCGGTGGCGCTGTGACTCTGCCCGGCGTTGGCAAAATCTATTGCCGCGAGCGTCCGGCACGCATGGTGCGCAACCCCGCCACCGGCGAGCAGATCCAGAAAGAGGCCGACAAGGTCGTCAAGATGACCATCGCCAAAGCGCTGAAAGACAGCGTAAACGGCTGA